Proteins from a single region of Schistocerca gregaria isolate iqSchGreg1 chromosome 3, iqSchGreg1.2, whole genome shotgun sequence:
- the LOC126356320 gene encoding EKC/KEOPS complex subunit TP53RK isoform X1, whose product MGFEQHFTLIKQGAEAKLYRGSYLGKPTIVKERFKKSYRHPDLDDYLTKERIKGEARANLRCKMAVCLISGLRTPAIYYVDFETRRIFMEDLHHCVTAKDFITNLQENGSSVEHTRTVLGKRLTDLAHEIGKTIGIMHANNIIHGDLTTSNILLNNEGTIVNSLVLIDFGLSYIESNAEDKGVDLYVLERAIISTHQNADLFFQEVVNAYKKQNKKQSADVLKKLEDVRARGRKRTMVG is encoded by the exons ATGGGATTTGAGCAGCATTTTACGCTGATAAAGCAAGGGGCAGAGGCAAAACTTTATAGAGGCTCATATCTCGGAAAGCCTACAATAGTGAAGGAACGATTCAAGAAGAGTTACCGCCACCCCGATCTGGATGATTACCTAACAAAGGAAAGAATAAAAGGCGAAGCTCGAGCTAATCTCCGGTGTAAGATGGCAG TTTGTTTAATTTCAGGTTTACGTACTCCAGCAATTTATTATGTGGATTTTGAAACCAGAAGAATATTCATGGAAGACCTCCATCATTGTGTGACTGCGAAAGATTTCATAACGAATTTACAAGAGAATGGATCATCTGTCGAACATACTCGTACGGTGCTAGGAAAACGGCTGACTGATTTAGCACATGAGATTGGGAAAACTATAGGTATTATGCACGCCAATAACATAATACACGGTGACCTAACTACCTCGAATATTCTTTTAAATAACGAAGGGACTATTGTGAACAGTTTGGTTTTAATAGACTTTGGTCTTAGTTACATAGAGTCAAATGCAGAGGATAAAGGTGTTGACTTATACGTGCTTGAAAGAGCAATAATCAGCACGCATCAAAACGCAGATTTATTTTTTCAAGAAGTAGTGAATGCATATAAAAAACAGAACAAGAAGCAATCTGCTGACGTTTTGAAGAAACTGGAAGATGTGCGAGCAAGAGGTCGAAAACGGACAATGGTTGGATAA
- the LOC126356320 gene encoding EKC/KEOPS complex subunit TP53RK isoform X2, which translates to MGFEQHFTLIKQGAEAKLYRGSYLGKPTIVKERFKKSYRHPDLDDYLTKERIKGEARANLRCKMAGLRTPAIYYVDFETRRIFMEDLHHCVTAKDFITNLQENGSSVEHTRTVLGKRLTDLAHEIGKTIGIMHANNIIHGDLTTSNILLNNEGTIVNSLVLIDFGLSYIESNAEDKGVDLYVLERAIISTHQNADLFFQEVVNAYKKQNKKQSADVLKKLEDVRARGRKRTMVG; encoded by the exons ATGGGATTTGAGCAGCATTTTACGCTGATAAAGCAAGGGGCAGAGGCAAAACTTTATAGAGGCTCATATCTCGGAAAGCCTACAATAGTGAAGGAACGATTCAAGAAGAGTTACCGCCACCCCGATCTGGATGATTACCTAACAAAGGAAAGAATAAAAGGCGAAGCTCGAGCTAATCTCCGGTGTAAGATGGCAG GTTTACGTACTCCAGCAATTTATTATGTGGATTTTGAAACCAGAAGAATATTCATGGAAGACCTCCATCATTGTGTGACTGCGAAAGATTTCATAACGAATTTACAAGAGAATGGATCATCTGTCGAACATACTCGTACGGTGCTAGGAAAACGGCTGACTGATTTAGCACATGAGATTGGGAAAACTATAGGTATTATGCACGCCAATAACATAATACACGGTGACCTAACTACCTCGAATATTCTTTTAAATAACGAAGGGACTATTGTGAACAGTTTGGTTTTAATAGACTTTGGTCTTAGTTACATAGAGTCAAATGCAGAGGATAAAGGTGTTGACTTATACGTGCTTGAAAGAGCAATAATCAGCACGCATCAAAACGCAGATTTATTTTTTCAAGAAGTAGTGAATGCATATAAAAAACAGAACAAGAAGCAATCTGCTGACGTTTTGAAGAAACTGGAAGATGTGCGAGCAAGAGGTCGAAAACGGACAATGGTTGGATAA